A genomic region of Ewingella sp. CoE-038-23 contains the following coding sequences:
- the gcvH gene encoding glycine cleavage system protein GcvH produces MSNVPSELKYAASHEWVRSEGNGVYTVGITEHAQELLGDMVFVDLPEVGREVTAGEDCAVAESVKAASDIYSPISGEIIAVNSELEGSPELVNSAPYGDGFLFQIKASDESEIAKLLSADAYLSGIDE; encoded by the coding sequence ATGAGCAATGTTCCATCAGAATTGAAATACGCCGCGTCGCACGAATGGGTTCGTTCAGAGGGTAACGGCGTTTACACCGTAGGCATTACCGAACACGCGCAAGAATTGCTGGGCGACATGGTTTTCGTCGACCTGCCAGAAGTGGGCCGCGAAGTGACGGCCGGTGAAGACTGCGCCGTTGCCGAGTCGGTTAAGGCGGCGTCTGACATCTATTCCCCAATCAGCGGCGAAATTATTGCCGTTAACTCTGAGCTGGAAGGCTCACCTGAACTGGTGAATAGCGCGCCCTACGGCGACGGTTTCCTGTTCCAGATTAAAGCCTCTGACGAAAGTGAAATCGCTAAGTTACTCAGCGCTGACGCCTATCTTTCAGGTATCGACGAGTAA